A DNA window from Arachis duranensis cultivar V14167 chromosome 3, aradu.V14167.gnm2.J7QH, whole genome shotgun sequence contains the following coding sequences:
- the LOC107478597 gene encoding probable RNA methyltransferase At5g51130, with amino-acid sequence MAYNAKLEDETKNQGAKHNNKKRKQVFPYGNYRSYYGYRIGQDVDEDPRLKVFRKEWFEDKECLDIGCNNGIITIQIAQKYGCRHILGIDIDSDRVEDAYWNLRKAVRLKSTGNKRAKPSKFEDKDHADNSEDKDHADNSENNATVSSNEDAKGISKDMPSSEQSDLFAIVSFKRENFVQSRHPPGKKYDTILCLSVTKWIHLNWGDEGLIKLFAETWNLLRPGGVLVLEPQPWKSYESNRLVSETTAANYRSITIRPADFQEILLDRIGFRTVEHVNSGMTDSKTGFNRPILAFRK; translated from the exons ATGGCATATAATGCAAAGCTGGAAGATGAAACCAAAAACCAGGGAGCCAAGCACAACAACAAGAAGCGGAAGCAAGTTTTCCCATACGGCAACTACAGGAGCTACTATGGCTATCGA ATTGGTCAAGATGTTGATGAAGATCCTCGGTTGAAAGTGTTTAGGAAGGAGTGGTTTGAAGATAAAGAGTGTCTTGATATTGGTTGTAACAATGGGATAATCACCATCCAGATTG CACAGAAATATGGCTGCCGGCACATTCTCGGGATTGACATTGATTCTG ATCGAGTTGAGGATGCATATTGGAATCTGAGAAAAGCTGTTAGATTGAAATCTACTGGAAATAAGCGTGCAAAGCCTTCCAAATTTGAGGACAAGGATCATGCAGATAATTCAGAGGACAAGGACCATGCAGATAATTCAGAGAACAATGCTACTGTTTCATCAAATGAAGATGCAAAAGGAATTTCGAAAGATATGCCGTCTTCAGAGCAAAGTGATCTATTTGCTATTGTTTCATTTAAACGTGAAAATTTTGTTCAGAGTCGGCACCCACCAGGAAAGAAGTATGATACAATTCTTTG TTTGAGTGTTACAAAATGGATACACCTCAATTGGGGGGATGAGGGCTTAATCAAATTATTTGCAGAGACTTGGAATCTGCTCCGACCA GGTGGTGTTCTTGTGTTGGAACCTCAGCCATGGAAGTCATATGAAAGCAATCGTCTTGTCTCAGAG ACGACTGCTGCCAACTACCGGAGTATTACAATTCGTCCTGCAGATTTCCAGGAAATACTGCTAGATAGG ATTGGATTTAGAACAGTGGAACATGTTAACTCAGGTATGACTGATAGCAAGACTGGTTTCAATAGACCAATTTTGGCTTTTCGGAAATGA